From the Corynebacterium sp. P3-F1 genome, the window TACTGGCCATGAGATAGGGGTTGATGGATTCGTGGGTTTCGAAATCGATCAACCGAGGGAGTTGGCCGAGGCGATATTCGAGGTTGAGAATCGCCTCCTTGCATTTGCGCTTGTCAATGAGGTTTGCCCGTTTCAGGGATTCGAGAATTCGCTCGGTAGTGACTTCGTCGAAACTGATCGTCGATGAACCTGCAACAGGGTGGGTGCGAGAGCGGCGTATTGTTTCTCGGGCAGTGTCTGGGTCGTCTGAACGGTCACCGGTCAAGGCAATAGGGATTAGGTAATTGTTCGCGTAGTTACCGATGACGTCGATGACCCGCAGGGTTTCCTTCGTCTTAGCTTTCCGTAGTCCGCGACCGAGCTGCTGGGTGAAAATGATCGAGGATTGAGTGCTGCGAAGCATCATGATCACGTTGACGTCGGGGATGTCGATTCCCTCATTGAAGATGTCGACGGTGATGATGAAGTCGATGTCGCCGGCTTGCAGCTTATCGACGATTTCTTCGCGCCTTTGGATGCTGTCCGCGCCACTGAGAGCGACGACGCGAAGCGGCTTACCGTACAGCGAGTACCGGTTCAGCTCCTCAGCGAGCCGCGTTGCTTCCTTGTTTGAACTACAGAAAATGAGCCCTTTGGTCCCGCTGGGGAAGCAGTAGTCTTCGAGGACGCGCACCAAATGTTCGACGCGTTCGCGGGCCACTTTCTCGTCGACCGTCGAATCATCTGAAATCGTGTAGCCGCTCATCGACTCATAGTCGGAGACTCCGTAGTAGTCGAAGGGGACGAGCATCCGGGATTCCAGAGCATCGCCCAACCTGATTTCAAATGGAACGTTGTGGTTGAACAGCTCATAGACGTTGAATCCATCGGTGCGTTCTGGGGTGGCAGTCAGTCCTAACAAGAACTCAGGCCGGAAGTGGTCGATGATGCGGCGGTAGGACTCGGCGCCCGAGCGGTGGACCTCGTCAATGATGATGTAGTCGAATTGTTTCGGAGATATATCGGCTAGATTGTCCATCCGCGAAAGGGATTGGACTGTCGCGAAGGTGAAGCGTTTGTCCAATTCACGCTGCTGACCGATGAAGAAGCCGGTGTCATCAGAAGTTGTTTGGAAGACTTTCTGGAACTCCGATGCAGCTTTGCGGAGGATTTGCGCAGTATGCGCGATGAATAGGACCCTTTCCGGATCAAATTCTCGGGCTGCAAGAGCCGCGAGAATGGTTTTGCCCGTTCCAGTGGCAGAAATGATGAGTGCACGATTCTGACCGGACTCAATCAACGCACGCAGTCGATCGAGTGCCTTTGTCTGCATCTTGTTAGGCAGAATTCTCGTGTGCGCTGCCGCATCACCAGGTATGGCTGCGGATGTGGACGACCGAAAAACTGGAGGCTTGCGACGCTTCGAGTAAGCCTGGATCCATTCTTCAGTGAGTGGCTCTGACGTCTCGACGTGACGCTTCAGCGCGGTGTTCAGCTGGTCCGCAATATCGCCATCGTGGTGAGTAGAGAATTTCAAATTCCACTCTGAATTATCGATCAGGGCATCACGCGTCAGGTTTGAGCTACCGACGAGCGCCGTTACGTGATCGTCGTGATCGAAAACGTAACCCTTGGCGTGGTGTGAGTGCCCGCTCATGATACGAATTTCGACATTACGGAGTTGCAGGAGTTCACGGAGCGCGTCCGGGGAATTGAAGTCTTGGTAATCCGAGGTGATGATCATGCCTCGGCCTTTAAACCCAATGAGAGTTTCCTTGAGCGCACCGATTCCACTGTTGGTGACAAATGCAACGGAAATGGTGAATGAGGCTGCGGTCTTAAGCTCAGCACGTAGAGCCGCCATCATCGTGTTGTCATCGGCATTTGCGATGAGTGATGGGTTTTGGATTCGCTCAGACAGCGTTTCGCGGTCGATGTATCCGAAAAACGTATCCGCCTGGAGGCTGCTGAGTGAATGTGATGTGCTCATGGCGTTTACTCAGCAATGATGTTGACAGCTGGAACGTCAGCCGGCGCCCAGTCGAGGTTCTTCACATCGGTCAAAGGCACCCAGCGGGAATCAGCGTGCTCGGTGAGAGTGGGGTGCGCATCGGGGGAGAGGGTGCAGTGGAACGTCGATAAGCGGACTGTGCCGAAGTCGTATTCGTACTCGGTCGTCGTGATGTGCTCGCCAACAGTGGCGTCCACAAGAAGCTCTTCTTTGAGCTCGCGTGCGAGGGACTGCTCTGGTGTCTCGCCCGGTTCGATCTTGCCGCCGGGGAACTCCCATTTACCGGCGAGAGCTTTGCCGGGGCCGCGCTGCGCGGCGAAGACCGCGCCGTCGCGGATCATGACGGCACCGGTGACGTCGATGAGCTTTGTCATGAAATTGAGATTAGCGGGATAAAACTGGATTCGCGCCGTTGTCTTCCTGCTTGTTCTTTAGACCGGCAGCTCACTGACGCGCTCAGGGTCCACGGCAACGACGATTTCATCGTTGTCGCTGGGGCCGCAGGAGGGGTGCTTGTTGAACTTCTGGGC encodes:
- a CDS encoding (deoxy)nucleoside triphosphate pyrophosphohydrolase, which gives rise to MTKLIDVTGAVMIRDGAVFAAQRGPGKALAGKWEFPGGKIEPGETPEQSLARELKEELLVDATVGEHITTTEYEYDFGTVRLSTFHCTLSPDAHPTLTEHADSRWVPLTDVKNLDWAPADVPAVNIIAE
- a CDS encoding DEAD/DEAH box helicase; the protein is MSTSHSLSSLQADTFFGYIDRETLSERIQNPSLIANADDNTMMAALRAELKTAASFTISVAFVTNSGIGALKETLIGFKGRGMIITSDYQDFNSPDALRELLQLRNVEIRIMSGHSHHAKGYVFDHDDHVTALVGSSNLTRDALIDNSEWNLKFSTHHDGDIADQLNTALKRHVETSEPLTEEWIQAYSKRRKPPVFRSSTSAAIPGDAAAHTRILPNKMQTKALDRLRALIESGQNRALIISATGTGKTILAALAAREFDPERVLFIAHTAQILRKAASEFQKVFQTTSDDTGFFIGQQRELDKRFTFATVQSLSRMDNLADISPKQFDYIIIDEVHRSGAESYRRIIDHFRPEFLLGLTATPERTDGFNVYELFNHNVPFEIRLGDALESRMLVPFDYYGVSDYESMSGYTISDDSTVDEKVARERVEHLVRVLEDYCFPSGTKGLIFCSSNKEATRLAEELNRYSLYGKPLRVVALSGADSIQRREEIVDKLQAGDIDFIITVDIFNEGIDIPDVNVIMMLRSTQSSIIFTQQLGRGLRKAKTKETLRVIDVIGNYANNYLIPIALTGDRSDDPDTARETIRRSRTHPVAGSSTISFDEVTTERILESLKRANLIDKRKCKEAILNLEYRLGQLPRLIDFETHESINPYLMASKYKNYWSLLHSLKFVDAAPSDKERGFLNMLSAILLSGKRPQELLLLKQLCEKGSIPIHEFAEFLDSCGLQHDDACLNSIERVLNLQWFTEAQRLAFGDIPLAVREGNLFKLSDDFRMLYGSYAASQSFSPVSFRDHVDDVIETGLLLNRKNFNGSDQLIQGKRYSRRDVCRLLNWADNRESTVYGYKTDLATMTCPIFVTYHKDADIAESIRYEDTLVDRSTLHWFTRNRRTLESPELKPILNGNADLHLFAKREDAEGTEFYYLGQADSTNPVQTTMPGKNNKPVDVVTTDLKLKVPLPPELFEALTAKTTVAAPRA